A single Endozoicomonas sp. NE40 DNA region contains:
- the mnmA gene encoding tRNA 2-thiouridine(34) synthase MnmA, producing MKQPSDTRVIVGMSGGVDSSVSALLLKQQGYQVEGLFMKNWEEDDGTEYCTAMEDLADAQAVCDKLGIKLHKANFAAEYWDNVFEHFLNEYRNGRTPNPDILCNKEIKFKAFLDYARHLDADFIAMGHYARGGNVDGQAVLKKGLDSNKDQSYFLHQVGSEQLARTLFPVGELEKPEVRRLAEEHDLITHNKKDSTGICFIGERRFRDFLKQYLPAQPGDIITEAGDTIGKHSGLMYHTIGQRQGLGIGGLKGASESPWYVVEKDLNSNVLIVGQGNDNPLLFSEALTASDIFWIAGQAPELPSRLTAKVRYRQQDQACTLSEMDDGRYLVVFDEAQRAVTPGQSVVFYSGDICLGGGVIDGRHKTVADAKAA from the coding sequence ATGAAACAACCTTCCGATACCAGAGTCATTGTCGGCATGTCCGGCGGTGTAGATTCTTCTGTCTCAGCGCTTCTGCTCAAACAGCAGGGCTACCAGGTAGAAGGTCTGTTTATGAAAAACTGGGAAGAAGATGACGGTACGGAATACTGTACCGCCATGGAAGACCTGGCAGATGCACAGGCAGTTTGCGACAAACTGGGCATCAAGCTGCACAAAGCCAACTTTGCGGCTGAGTACTGGGATAACGTGTTCGAACACTTCCTTAACGAGTACCGCAATGGCCGCACCCCTAACCCGGACATTCTGTGCAACAAGGAAATCAAGTTCAAAGCGTTCCTGGATTACGCCCGGCACCTGGACGCCGATTTCATCGCCATGGGACATTACGCCCGGGGCGGTAACGTCGATGGTCAGGCGGTTCTGAAAAAAGGTCTCGACAGCAACAAAGACCAGAGTTACTTCCTGCACCAGGTTGGCTCGGAACAACTGGCCCGCACTCTGTTCCCTGTGGGTGAACTGGAAAAGCCGGAAGTCCGTCGTCTGGCCGAAGAACACGACCTGATCACCCACAACAAAAAAGACAGCACCGGCATCTGCTTTATTGGCGAGCGTCGCTTCCGGGACTTCCTGAAGCAGTACCTGCCCGCTCAACCGGGCGATATTATCACCGAAGCGGGTGATACCATTGGCAAGCATTCCGGACTGATGTACCACACCATTGGTCAGCGTCAGGGACTGGGCATTGGCGGCCTGAAAGGTGCTTCCGAATCACCATGGTATGTGGTTGAAAAAGACCTCAACAGCAATGTACTGATTGTCGGTCAGGGCAATGACAACCCTCTGCTGTTTTCTGAAGCTCTGACCGCCAGCGATATATTCTGGATTGCCGGACAGGCACCTGAACTGCCTTCCAGGCTGACTGCCAAGGTGCGTTACCGCCAGCAGGATCAGGCCTGCACACTGTCTGAAATGGACGATGGCCGCTATCTGGTGGTGTTTGATGAGGCACAAAGAGCAGTCACACCGGGTCAGTCCGTGGTATTCTACAGCGGTGATATCTGTCTGGGTGGTGGCGTTATTGACGGACGTCACAAGACAGTAGCAGACGCCAAAGCCGCATAA
- the hflD gene encoding high frequency lysogenization protein HflD gives MQYTAKEQAAALAGIFQAAALVERLARTGQLTDEDMAPSIHSVFVTNPDSVEDIYQGYGSLALGRQTLKNVLERQSDAIQGDTVRYALTLIHLERKLSRNGNMLQEISQRLTRAGEQVSHFGLLHENVIAGLAGIYLDTISTFRTRVQVSGDLRHLQIKSNAEKIRALLLAGIRSAILWRQTGGSRWHLLLNRKKLLDGLKQL, from the coding sequence GTGCAATACACAGCAAAGGAACAGGCCGCAGCACTGGCCGGCATTTTTCAAGCAGCCGCGTTAGTAGAACGCCTGGCACGGACAGGTCAGCTGACGGATGAGGATATGGCTCCCTCTATCCACAGCGTATTCGTGACCAACCCGGATTCAGTAGAAGACATCTATCAGGGCTATGGCTCACTGGCACTGGGACGACAGACCCTTAAAAACGTGCTGGAGCGTCAAAGTGATGCGATTCAGGGGGATACCGTTCGCTATGCCCTCACCCTGATCCACCTTGAGCGTAAACTCAGTCGCAATGGCAACATGCTGCAGGAAATCAGTCAGCGCCTCACCCGTGCCGGGGAACAAGTCTCCCATTTCGGACTGCTGCACGAAAATGTGATTGCCGGTCTTGCGGGCATCTATCTGGATACCATCAGCACGTTCAGAACCCGTGTACAGGTTTCTGGTGACCTGCGCCACCTCCAAATCAAAAGCAATGCCGAAAAAATCAGGGCACTGCTTCTGGCGGGTATCCGTTCCGCTATCCTGTGGCGACAGACCGGCGGCAGCCGCTGGCATCTGCTGCTGAACCGCAAAAAATTGCTGGACGGTCTGAAGCAACTCTGA
- the purB gene encoding adenylosuccinate lyase, which yields MELTALTAVSPIDGRYGSKTESLRTIFSEYGLIRFRVTVEVKWLQALAAHPQITEVPALSEEADVALNQLIDGFSLADAERVKDIERTTNHDVKAVEYLIKEKVQDNSELAAISEFVHFACTSEDINNLSHGLMLKTGMEEAVLPVMEELVADIEKLARDHASQPMLSRTHGQTASPTTLGKEMANVAYRLRRQIQQMKAISPLGKINGAVGNYNAHLSAYPEVNWQEHAEQFVTSLGLTFNPYTTQIEPHDYIAELYDAICRFNTILIDFDRDVWGYISLGYFKQKTIAGEVGSSTMPHKVNPIDFENSEGNLGIANAVMQHLAAKLPVSRWQRDLTDSTVLRNLGSGLGYSLIAYASSLKGISKLQVNAEMLNADLDNSWEVLAEPIQTVMRRYGIEQPYEKLKALTRGQDGITKATLATFIDGLELPAPVKEELKAMTPATYIGNAVDQARAI from the coding sequence ATGGAGCTGACTGCACTGACTGCCGTATCCCCTATCGACGGTCGTTATGGGTCTAAAACCGAAAGTCTCAGAACCATTTTCAGTGAGTATGGCCTGATCCGCTTCCGCGTTACTGTTGAAGTAAAGTGGCTGCAGGCTCTGGCTGCTCACCCACAAATCACCGAAGTTCCGGCTCTCTCTGAAGAAGCCGATGTTGCACTGAACCAACTGATCGATGGTTTTTCCCTGGCTGATGCCGAGCGTGTCAAAGACATCGAACGCACCACCAACCACGATGTGAAAGCCGTTGAGTACCTGATCAAGGAAAAGGTACAGGACAACTCTGAACTGGCTGCCATCAGCGAATTTGTTCACTTCGCCTGCACCTCTGAAGATATCAACAACCTGTCCCACGGCCTGATGCTGAAGACGGGTATGGAAGAAGCCGTTCTGCCAGTCATGGAAGAACTGGTAGCTGATATTGAAAAACTGGCACGTGATCACGCCAGCCAGCCGATGCTGTCCCGTACCCATGGCCAGACTGCGTCTCCGACGACACTGGGCAAAGAGATGGCCAATGTCGCTTATCGTCTGCGCCGTCAGATCCAGCAGATGAAGGCGATCTCTCCGCTGGGCAAAATCAATGGCGCTGTCGGCAACTATAATGCTCACCTGTCTGCCTACCCTGAGGTGAACTGGCAGGAACATGCTGAACAGTTTGTCACCAGCCTGGGACTGACCTTTAACCCATACACCACCCAGATTGAACCGCACGATTACATCGCCGAACTGTACGATGCCATCTGCCGTTTCAATACCATCCTGATCGATTTCGATCGTGATGTCTGGGGCTATATCTCTCTGGGTTACTTCAAGCAGAAGACCATTGCCGGTGAAGTGGGCTCCTCCACCATGCCGCACAAGGTCAACCCGATTGACTTCGAAAACTCTGAAGGTAACCTGGGTATCGCCAATGCCGTGATGCAGCACCTGGCCGCCAAACTGCCTGTGTCCCGCTGGCAGCGCGACCTGACCGACTCTACTGTTCTGCGTAACCTGGGTTCCGGTCTGGGCTACAGTCTGATTGCCTATGCTTCCAGCCTGAAAGGCATCAGCAAACTGCAGGTAAATGCCGAGATGCTGAATGCGGATCTGGATAATTCCTGGGAAGTACTGGCAGAGCCTATTCAGACGGTTATGCGTCGCTACGGCATTGAACAGCCTTACGAGAAACTGAAAGCACTGACCCGTGGTCAGGACGGTATCACCAAAGCAACTCTGGCCACCTTTATCGATGGACTGGAGCTGCCAGCACCGGTTAAGGAAGAGCTGAAAGCCATGACACCAGCCACCTATATTGGTAACGCTGTGGATCAGGCCAGGGCTATCTGA
- a CDS encoding threonine ammonia-lyase has product MSSTPTALPDPTTLREVYQQQQAYTRITPLLVAESLSKLIHGDVLVKAESLQKTGAFKFRGAIYRLLLLTPEQKQQGVTAYSSGNFARGLAAAGQILGVKVTLVMPADAPENKIISARKLGANVVLCKQMEPSREEAAQKLSEDIATRNGSILLHPFDDPEIIKGQSAVGVELMQQLQQQQISCQSLLCPVGGGSLVAGCSLLFDPFHTSTRVFAVEPEGYAGMNQSLLVNHLSRAPGKNLSHCDALLSRSPGKANFEVVRQTSVKGLQVSEHFVVEAVQMAFEELKLVLEPSGAIALGALMQYPAQFRGQTVVAIATGGNVDKALFMELLDK; this is encoded by the coding sequence ATGTCCTCTACACCAACAGCCCTGCCCGACCCGACGACACTCAGGGAGGTGTACCAGCAGCAACAGGCCTATACCCGGATTACGCCGTTACTGGTTGCAGAGTCACTGTCAAAACTGATTCATGGCGACGTACTGGTTAAAGCAGAGTCACTGCAAAAAACCGGGGCCTTCAAATTCAGGGGAGCTATCTATCGCCTGTTGCTATTAACACCGGAACAGAAGCAGCAGGGCGTCACGGCTTACTCATCCGGGAATTTCGCCAGAGGCCTTGCCGCTGCAGGCCAGATTCTCGGTGTAAAAGTGACACTGGTCATGCCTGCGGATGCGCCGGAAAATAAAATCATCAGCGCAAGAAAACTCGGAGCCAATGTCGTACTCTGCAAACAGATGGAACCTTCCAGGGAAGAAGCAGCCCAGAAGCTTTCTGAAGACATTGCCACCCGGAATGGTTCAATACTGCTGCACCCTTTTGACGACCCGGAAATCATCAAGGGACAGAGCGCTGTTGGTGTCGAATTGATGCAGCAGCTACAGCAACAGCAGATTAGCTGCCAGAGCCTGTTGTGTCCTGTAGGTGGTGGTAGCCTGGTGGCAGGGTGCAGCCTGCTGTTTGACCCGTTTCATACCAGTACACGGGTGTTTGCCGTAGAGCCGGAGGGTTATGCCGGCATGAACCAGTCATTACTGGTTAATCATCTCAGCAGGGCGCCGGGGAAAAACCTGAGCCATTGTGACGCCCTGTTATCCAGAAGTCCCGGTAAAGCGAATTTTGAAGTGGTACGCCAGACCAGCGTTAAGGGCTTACAGGTATCAGAACACTTTGTCGTAGAAGCCGTGCAAATGGCTTTTGAAGAACTGAAACTGGTACTGGAACCAAGTGGTGCCATAGCACTGGGAGCTTTGATGCAATATCCGGCTCAGTTCAGGGGACAGACCGTCGTGGCGATAGCCACCGGCGGTAATGTTGATAAAGCCCTGTTCATGGAGCTACTGGACAAATAA
- a CDS encoding ATP-binding protein has translation MDAEAWKKRYQREKSARKAAERIAEEKTREIFFRNQELTKLAASLEEAVKQRTRELEKQNFSLEEHRDKLKNQRRMLQSTNQALEEKAIELEKISRYKSEFLANVSHELRTPLNSTIILARLILDNSEGNLSADELHSLSIIYNNANELLEIIEDILDMSRVQAGELSIHMEDVSIHELCQTLEEQFRPLADEKSLAFTIDVDTDLGEWINTDRKRLKQILKNLLSNACKFTPEKGRVALRIFRDVWNPDTDYTSECLSFAVSDSGIGIPADKQQTIFQMFKQADGTTSRQYGGTGLGLAICRKLSDLMDARLTLVSEEDQGATFTLSLPPGSLLPDTADHNPSSKDNDFFLNTVEPDSDEAFNFDEQTVLLVDDDLRNSFALSQLLQKHGLKVLLSENGRQALELMETERHIDLVVLDLMMPTMDGFAMLEQLRSQVEYRMLPVIMLTASSSAEDEKRCRLAGADDYLSKPVEVPELLNCLHRWL, from the coding sequence ATGGATGCTGAAGCCTGGAAAAAACGTTATCAACGTGAAAAGTCTGCCCGTAAGGCGGCTGAACGTATAGCGGAAGAAAAAACCAGGGAGATATTTTTCAGAAACCAGGAGTTGACGAAACTGGCTGCCAGCCTGGAAGAAGCGGTAAAACAGCGAACCCGGGAGCTGGAAAAGCAAAACTTCAGCCTTGAAGAGCATCGGGACAAACTCAAAAATCAACGACGCATGTTGCAGTCGACTAATCAGGCCCTGGAAGAGAAAGCCATAGAGCTGGAAAAAATCAGCCGTTACAAGTCAGAGTTTCTTGCCAATGTTTCTCATGAACTGCGTACCCCGTTAAACAGTACCATCATTCTTGCCAGACTGATTCTGGATAACTCAGAAGGCAACCTCAGTGCAGACGAGCTTCATTCCCTGTCGATTATTTATAACAATGCCAATGAGTTACTGGAGATTATTGAAGACATACTGGATATGTCCAGGGTCCAGGCTGGCGAGCTGAGCATCCACATGGAAGATGTTTCGATCCATGAGTTATGCCAGACGCTTGAAGAGCAGTTCAGACCCCTGGCTGATGAAAAATCACTGGCCTTTACCATTGATGTAGACACTGATCTGGGTGAATGGATTAATACAGACCGGAAGCGGTTAAAACAGATACTCAAAAACCTGCTGTCGAATGCCTGTAAATTTACGCCGGAAAAGGGGCGTGTGGCTCTTCGAATTTTCAGGGATGTCTGGAATCCGGATACGGATTACACGTCGGAATGCCTGAGTTTTGCCGTGTCTGACTCGGGCATTGGTATTCCCGCAGATAAACAGCAGACCATCTTTCAGATGTTCAAACAGGCCGATGGAACGACCAGCCGGCAATATGGTGGCACCGGACTTGGGTTGGCCATCTGCAGGAAACTGTCAGATCTGATGGATGCCAGACTGACACTGGTCAGTGAAGAGGATCAGGGTGCCACTTTTACACTCTCGCTTCCCCCCGGTTCCCTGTTGCCCGATACTGCAGACCATAACCCGTCCAGCAAGGATAATGATTTCTTTCTTAACACTGTCGAGCCAGACAGTGATGAAGCCTTTAATTTTGACGAACAAACGGTACTCCTTGTTGATGATGATCTGCGGAACAGTTTTGCCCTGTCCCAGCTGCTTCAGAAACATGGCCTGAAGGTGTTGCTGTCTGAAAATGGCAGGCAGGCTCTGGAATTAATGGAGACCGAGCGGCATATCGATCTTGTGGTACTGGATTTAATGATGCCGACAATGGACGGCTTTGCCATGCTGGAGCAGTTAAGAAGCCAGGTCGAGTATCGAATGCTTCCGGTTATTATGCTGACCGCCAGTTCTTCAGCAGAAGACGAAAAACGCTGCCGCCTGGCGGGTGCCGACGACTACCTTTCCAAGCCTGTAGAAGTTCCTGAGCTTCTTAATTGCCTTCATCGCTGGCTGTAG
- a CDS encoding heme NO-binding domain-containing protein: MRAANLGKFLPAGHTAMKGVIFTEFMEMVEDKFSVEVAEEILSAANLESNGEYTSLGTYSHEEVLNLVTLLSEKSGLEFGDLALAFGEYLFGRFATIHADFFHGVSSGFDFIEKVEDYIHIEVQKLYPDANPPKLTCTRETDDRMELHYRSHRPFASVAEGLIKGCAAHFNENLTIDRQDLPGVGPGTEARFLMERKS, encoded by the coding sequence ATGCGTGCCGCTAATTTAGGTAAGTTCCTACCTGCAGGTCATACAGCGATGAAAGGCGTTATTTTTACCGAATTCATGGAAATGGTTGAAGATAAGTTCTCGGTCGAGGTTGCAGAAGAGATCCTTTCAGCGGCCAACCTTGAGTCTAATGGTGAATACACTTCTCTTGGTACTTATTCTCATGAAGAAGTCCTGAACCTGGTAACGCTTCTCAGTGAAAAGAGCGGACTGGAATTTGGCGACCTGGCCCTGGCGTTTGGCGAATACCTGTTTGGGCGTTTTGCCACGATTCACGCTGATTTCTTTCACGGCGTAAGCTCTGGATTCGACTTTATTGAGAAAGTTGAAGATTACATACATATCGAAGTTCAGAAACTGTATCCCGATGCAAACCCGCCAAAGTTGACATGCACTCGTGAAACGGATGACAGAATGGAGCTTCACTATCGCTCTCACCGTCCCTTTGCCTCGGTTGCTGAAGGTTTGATTAAGGGCTGTGCTGCTCATTTCAATGAGAACCTGACGATCGACCGGCAGGACCTTCCCGGCGTCGGTCCCGGTACTGAAGCTCGTTTCTTGATGGAAAGAAAATCCTGA
- a CDS encoding ribonuclease T2 family protein has translation MAVSVNSLVTILSLLFTFSVNASDPGEKEENHAPSGQFDFNVYAVTWQPTWCLKNGKDRCANRFYVHGVWPYFNLPEEVTHNAMHSKLINYHPSYCYNSPGCKSSQDCEIDDQQVLTVMDHPSIKDLYPQSIPLFKHEWHKHGTCSGLKPENYFLQADAYRKMVFPNLEPLYRLIDQHSAPFQVSTSYIESLLPNNTGLRCTLVNGQAMLFEIFFFIDRLGNPHTTQTQIGMDCTGQVVIPVTH, from the coding sequence ATGGCGGTATCCGTGAACAGTCTTGTCACTATTCTCTCGTTATTGTTTACCTTTTCTGTAAACGCTTCAGACCCGGGGGAAAAAGAAGAAAATCATGCGCCCAGTGGTCAGTTTGACTTCAATGTCTATGCGGTGACATGGCAGCCCACCTGGTGCTTAAAAAACGGAAAAGACCGTTGTGCAAACCGGTTTTATGTTCATGGTGTATGGCCTTACTTTAACCTTCCGGAAGAAGTGACGCACAACGCCATGCACAGCAAGTTGATCAACTATCACCCTTCATACTGTTACAACTCCCCGGGATGTAAAAGCAGTCAGGATTGTGAGATTGATGACCAGCAGGTTCTCACAGTTATGGACCATCCCTCAATAAAGGACTTATATCCACAGAGCATCCCTCTCTTTAAACACGAATGGCACAAGCACGGAACCTGTTCCGGACTGAAGCCGGAGAACTATTTTCTGCAGGCAGACGCCTACAGAAAAATGGTTTTTCCTAATCTGGAACCTTTGTACAGGCTTATTGATCAACATTCAGCCCCGTTTCAGGTCAGTACCTCTTATATAGAGTCCCTGCTACCGAACAATACGGGTCTAAGATGCACCTTGGTTAATGGTCAGGCCATGCTCTTTGAAATTTTCTTCTTCATCGACAGATTGGGAAACCCACATACAACTCAAACACAAATAGGAATGGATTGTACCGGTCAGGTCGTTATACCTGTCACTCACTAA
- the ppsA gene encoding phosphoenolpyruvate synthase translates to MNSFVASLDSLGASDVEQVGGKNASLGEMISNLSGAGVRVPGGFATTAEAYCDFLESNGLYDRIHEVLDDLDINNVRALATAGAQIRHWIMSEPFRPELEQAIIDSYRMLCNGQADLPVAVRSSATAEDLPDASFAGQQETFLNIRGADNVLYAVREVFASLFNDRAIAYRVHQGFDHRNVALSAGIQRMVRSETGASGVMFTLDTESGFEGAVFITASFGLGETVVQGAVNPDEFYVYKEALRQNRPAVLRRNLGSKAIKMIYGRTGSAGASVNTVDVDLDDRGRFSITDDDVLELARQAMTIEQHYGCPMDIEWAKDGDDGLLYIVQARPETVQSRNGNRLESYRLLEQAEPLVEGRSIGQRIGQGQARMITDLNDMDQLQEGDVLVTDMTDPDWEPVMKRASAIVTNRGGRTCHAAIIARELGIPAVVGCGDATRVIQEGRNITVSCAEGDTGFIYPGLLNFEHNVRDLKKMPELPFKLMMNVGNPDRAFSFSRLPNSGVGLARLEFIINKMIGVHPKALLNFNALPENVRRIVSERISGYSDPVSFYIDKLVEGVATIAAAFAPEKVIVRLSDFKSNEYANLIGGSLYEPDEENPMLGFRGASRYISESFRDCFELECIAMKRVREELGLENVELMVPFVRTPDEARQVVELMEGYGLKRGENGLRVIMMCELPSNALMANEFLQYFDGFSIGSNDMTQLTLGLDRDSGLIAHLFDERNGAVKQLLSMAIKACLAQGKYIGICGQGPSDHPDLARWLMEQGIETVSLNPDSVVETWLYLAEQSVN, encoded by the coding sequence GTGAATAGTTTTGTTGCCAGCCTGGACTCTCTGGGTGCCAGTGATGTTGAGCAGGTGGGTGGTAAGAATGCATCTCTGGGTGAAATGATCAGTAACCTGAGTGGTGCCGGGGTTCGGGTACCGGGAGGTTTTGCCACAACAGCAGAAGCCTACTGCGATTTTCTTGAAAGCAACGGATTGTACGATCGTATACATGAAGTGCTGGACGATCTGGACATCAATAATGTGCGTGCGCTGGCAACTGCAGGTGCTCAGATCCGACACTGGATTATGTCGGAACCTTTTCGTCCTGAGCTGGAACAGGCCATTATCGATTCATACCGGATGTTGTGTAATGGTCAGGCAGACCTTCCGGTGGCCGTGCGTTCTTCAGCGACGGCAGAAGATTTGCCAGACGCTTCTTTTGCAGGACAGCAGGAAACCTTCCTGAACATCCGGGGAGCCGACAACGTGCTGTATGCCGTTCGGGAAGTGTTTGCCTCCCTGTTTAATGATCGTGCCATTGCTTACCGGGTGCATCAGGGCTTTGATCATCGCAATGTGGCTTTGTCCGCTGGTATTCAACGTATGGTTCGCAGTGAGACGGGTGCCTCCGGCGTTATGTTTACTCTGGATACGGAGTCTGGTTTTGAAGGCGCTGTTTTTATAACCGCGTCCTTCGGTCTGGGTGAAACTGTTGTTCAGGGTGCTGTGAATCCGGATGAGTTTTATGTCTATAAGGAAGCCCTGAGACAGAATCGCCCCGCGGTTCTTCGTCGCAACCTTGGCAGCAAGGCGATCAAGATGATTTATGGTCGGACCGGTTCGGCGGGTGCCTCGGTTAATACCGTCGATGTTGACCTGGATGACCGTGGTCGCTTTTCCATTACTGACGACGATGTTCTGGAACTGGCCCGGCAGGCAATGACGATTGAGCAGCATTATGGCTGTCCGATGGATATTGAGTGGGCAAAGGATGGTGATGATGGTTTGCTGTATATCGTTCAGGCACGTCCGGAAACCGTACAGAGCCGAAATGGTAACCGCCTGGAGAGCTACCGTCTGCTTGAACAGGCCGAACCGCTGGTGGAAGGCCGCAGTATCGGACAACGCATTGGGCAGGGTCAGGCTCGCATGATTACTGACCTGAACGATATGGACCAGCTGCAGGAAGGCGATGTGTTAGTCACGGATATGACCGATCCGGACTGGGAGCCGGTGATGAAACGAGCTTCAGCCATTGTCACTAACCGTGGTGGGCGTACCTGCCATGCAGCCATCATCGCCAGAGAACTGGGTATTCCCGCAGTTGTGGGCTGTGGCGACGCTACCCGGGTGATTCAGGAAGGCAGGAATATTACTGTGTCCTGTGCCGAGGGGGACACCGGGTTTATTTATCCGGGGCTGCTGAATTTTGAACACAATGTCCGCGATCTTAAGAAGATGCCTGAGCTGCCCTTCAAGCTGATGATGAATGTGGGGAATCCAGACCGGGCCTTCAGTTTTTCCCGTCTGCCAAACAGTGGTGTAGGGTTGGCGCGGCTGGAATTTATTATTAATAAAATGATCGGGGTTCACCCAAAAGCCCTGCTGAATTTCAATGCATTGCCAGAGAATGTCAGACGGATTGTCTCTGAGCGTATTTCCGGCTACAGCGATCCTGTGTCCTTTTATATCGACAAGCTGGTGGAAGGCGTTGCCACCATTGCGGCAGCCTTTGCGCCGGAAAAAGTGATTGTGCGACTGTCTGATTTTAAATCCAATGAATACGCCAACCTGATTGGTGGCTCGCTTTATGAACCGGATGAAGAAAATCCGATGCTGGGTTTCCGTGGTGCTTCCCGCTATATCTCTGAATCCTTCAGGGACTGTTTTGAGCTGGAATGTATCGCCATGAAACGGGTTCGGGAAGAACTGGGTCTTGAGAATGTAGAACTGATGGTTCCCTTTGTTCGCACACCGGATGAGGCGAGACAGGTGGTAGAACTGATGGAGGGTTATGGTCTGAAACGCGGTGAAAACGGGTTGCGTGTGATCATGATGTGTGAGTTGCCATCTAACGCTTTGATGGCGAATGAGTTCCTACAGTACTTTGATGGTTTCTCAATTGGTTCCAACGATATGACCCAGCTGACCCTGGGCCTTGACCGGGACTCCGGATTAATCGCCCATTTGTTTGATGAGCGAAACGGGGCGGTTAAACAGTTATTGTCGATGGCGATCAAAGCCTGTCTGGCACAGGGCAAATACATTGGTATCTGTGGCCAGGGACCCAGCGATCATCCGGACCTGGCTCGCTGGTTGATGGAGCAGGGCATTGAAACAGTCTCGCTGAATCCTGACTCGGTGGTTGAAACCTGGTTGTATCTGGCTGAACAGTCGGTCAATTAA
- a CDS encoding pyruvate, water dikinase regulatory protein, whose amino-acid sequence MHRNVFFISDGTGITAESFGQSLLAQFTGPEFRHVTLPYVDTVKKAAQALETIQQSQSADGTQPILFMTVLNEEVSSMMHASGAYVIDLFQAFLPGLEQEFGQHPLYRPGQKRSTHSNSSYHRRIEAVQFALDNDDGCRTRNYDKADIILLGVSRSGKTPTCIYLGLQFGIFAANYPITEEDFELTTRLPAPLKPYRRKLFGLTIHPGRLSGIRHERKPNSRYASSQQCQHEVFSVEQMYRQEKIPSINSTDYSVEEIATRIMAMTELERRLK is encoded by the coding sequence GTGCATCGCAATGTATTTTTTATCTCTGACGGTACCGGCATAACCGCTGAATCCTTTGGGCAGAGCCTGCTGGCACAGTTTACCGGTCCTGAGTTCAGGCATGTCACCCTGCCTTATGTGGACACTGTTAAAAAAGCCGCACAGGCACTGGAAACCATTCAGCAGTCCCAGAGCGCCGATGGTACTCAGCCCATACTGTTTATGACTGTACTCAATGAAGAAGTCAGCAGCATGATGCATGCCAGTGGTGCTTATGTGATTGACCTGTTCCAGGCTTTTCTGCCCGGTCTGGAACAGGAATTTGGTCAGCACCCTCTCTATCGTCCCGGGCAGAAACGTTCGACCCACAGCAACAGCAGTTACCACCGCCGCATCGAGGCGGTGCAGTTTGCTCTGGATAATGATGATGGCTGCCGGACCCGCAATTACGACAAAGCCGACATTATTCTGCTGGGGGTATCCCGCTCCGGCAAAACCCCGACCTGTATTTATCTTGGTCTGCAGTTTGGGATTTTCGCTGCCAACTACCCGATAACCGAGGAGGATTTCGAACTGACAACACGGCTACCAGCACCCCTCAAACCATATCGCCGGAAACTGTTTGGACTGACCATCCACCCCGGCCGGCTGTCAGGCATTCGCCATGAACGCAAGCCCAACAGCCGTTACGCTTCCAGCCAGCAATGTCAGCACGAGGTCTTCAGCGTTGAACAGATGTACCGGCAGGAAAAAATCCCTTCCATCAACAGTACTGATTATTCGGTAGAAGAAATCGCCACCCGGATCATGGCCATGACAGAGTTAGAAAGGCGACTGAAATAA
- a CDS encoding GNAT family N-acetyltransferase, with translation MKLHYRNAETSDLPELIAMLADDKLGQLREDTSIPVNPRYQQVLAAILQDPNNELVVVEYNQRIAGMLQLTFIPYLSHTGSWRCLIESVRVHSDFRGKGLGTELIRWAIGRARTRECNLVQLTSDKLRSKAIRFYRSLGFVDSHEGFKLKL, from the coding sequence ATGAAACTGCATTATAGAAACGCCGAAACCAGTGATCTGCCTGAACTGATTGCCATGCTGGCAGACGATAAGCTGGGGCAGCTGCGGGAAGATACTTCAATACCGGTTAACCCGCGCTACCAGCAGGTGCTTGCTGCCATTTTGCAAGACCCCAATAACGAACTGGTGGTGGTTGAGTACAACCAGCGCATTGCCGGAATGCTGCAATTAACCTTTATCCCCTACCTGAGCCATACCGGCTCCTGGCGCTGCCTGATTGAAAGTGTCCGGGTTCATAGCGACTTCAGAGGTAAAGGGCTTGGTACAGAATTGATACGCTGGGCAATCGGGCGCGCTAGGACAAGAGAGTGCAACCTTGTGCAACTGACCTCGGACAAACTGCGCAGTAAAGCGATACGCTTTTACCGAAGCCTTGGCTTTGTGGATTCTCACGAAGGGTTCAAGTTAAAGCTCTAG